Proteins encoded within one genomic window of Solibaculum mannosilyticum:
- a CDS encoding Na/Pi cotransporter family protein produces the protein MQFGLADILLMLGGLGLFLYGMRLMGDGLELAAGSKLKKLLSALTTNRLMGVLVGFLVTAVIQSSSATTVMVIGFVNAGLMTLSQAAGVIMGANIGTTVTSQIIAFRIGGFAFTDFAPLFIFVGVIFIMFSKKSTLSHIGQVVGGLGILFLGLTTMSTAMEPLQQVPEFVNLLTSFKNPLIGILVGALFTAIIQSSSASVGILQALAMQGLIGLDGAIFVLCGQNIGTCVTALISSIGANKTARRAAILHLLFNVIGTLLFIPIVLIPGIGFVNMVESLSPGNAAQQIANAHIIFNIVTTLVLLPASPLLVRMATALVPGKDKKEIEPMQVQYLDRRILKTPPIAVGQVIKETERMAVLSRQNFHDSLEYFNQPSPELKERIMANEQVLDYLNKEITAYLIQISALELTASDSATVGALFHTVNDFERIGDHAENIVDAADEMYSRKVKFSDTAAKEIKELTLRVEVLLDEALHMFRSRVYDESLAQTITRSEEDIDRCNEAFRNNHIKRLTKRKCTPEQGAVFLDLLTNLERVADHATNIAFSIHNGAKIHQ, from the coding sequence ATGCAATTTGGTTTGGCTGACATTCTTCTGATGTTGGGCGGCCTGGGGCTTTTCCTTTACGGCATGCGCCTTATGGGCGATGGCCTTGAATTAGCCGCCGGTTCCAAGCTGAAAAAACTCCTGTCCGCACTGACCACTAATCGCCTTATGGGCGTGCTGGTGGGTTTTCTCGTCACTGCTGTTATCCAGAGTTCCTCGGCCACTACCGTCATGGTCATCGGCTTCGTCAACGCCGGCCTCATGACCTTGAGCCAAGCCGCCGGCGTCATCATGGGCGCCAATATCGGTACCACCGTCACTTCCCAGATCATTGCCTTCCGCATCGGCGGTTTCGCCTTTACTGACTTTGCCCCTCTGTTTATTTTTGTGGGCGTTATTTTCATCATGTTCAGCAAAAAGTCCACCTTGAGCCATATTGGCCAGGTGGTGGGCGGACTGGGCATCCTGTTCTTGGGCTTGACCACCATGAGCACCGCTATGGAACCCCTTCAGCAGGTGCCGGAATTTGTCAATCTCCTGACTTCCTTTAAAAACCCTCTTATCGGCATCCTGGTGGGCGCTTTGTTTACCGCCATTATCCAGAGTTCCTCGGCCTCGGTGGGGATTTTGCAGGCTTTGGCTATGCAGGGCCTTATCGGGTTGGACGGCGCGATCTTCGTGCTGTGCGGCCAGAATATCGGCACCTGCGTCACCGCTCTGATCTCTTCCATCGGCGCCAACAAGACAGCTCGCCGTGCCGCTATTTTGCATCTGCTCTTTAATGTCATCGGCACACTGCTGTTTATCCCCATCGTTCTCATCCCCGGCATCGGGTTTGTCAATATGGTGGAATCTTTAAGCCCCGGCAACGCGGCACAGCAGATCGCCAATGCCCACATTATCTTTAACATTGTCACCACCTTGGTGCTGTTGCCGGCATCTCCCCTGCTGGTCCGTATGGCTACCGCTTTGGTGCCCGGCAAGGACAAAAAGGAAATCGAGCCCATGCAGGTGCAGTACCTGGACCGCCGCATCCTCAAGACCCCTCCCATCGCCGTGGGGCAGGTCATCAAGGAGACCGAACGCATGGCAGTGCTCAGCCGCCAGAATTTCCACGATTCCCTGGAATACTTCAACCAGCCCTCCCCAGAGCTCAAGGAACGCATCATGGCCAATGAGCAGGTGCTGGATTATCTCAACAAAGAAATCACCGCCTACCTCATCCAGATCAGCGCTTTGGAATTAACCGCTTCGGACAGCGCTACAGTGGGCGCTTTGTTCCACACGGTCAACGACTTTGAACGCATCGGCGATCATGCGGAAAATATCGTGGATGCAGCCGATGAAATGTACAGCCGCAAAGTCAAGTTCTCCGACACCGCCGCCAAGGAAATCAAAGAGCTGACCTTGCGGGTGGAAGTCCTGTTGGACGAGGCGCTGCACATGTTCCGATCCCGGGTGTACGACGAATCTCTGGCTCAGACCATCACCCGTTCGGAAGAGGACATCGACCGCTGCAATGAAGCGTTCCGCAACAATCATATCAAGCGCCTGACCAAACGCAAGTGTACTCCTGAACAGGGCGCTGTCTTTTTGGATCTGCTGACCAATTTGGAACGGGTGGCCGATCATGCCACCAACATCGCCTTCTCCATCCACAACGGCGCAAAAATCCATCAGTGA
- a CDS encoding efflux RND transporter permease subunit → MLSKFSVKKPFTVVVGIVIVLILGFVSYSKMTIDLLPSMNMPYALVTTTYAGASPEEVEMSVTEPVEQAMASVGNVKNVSSVSSENSSMVILEFSQDANMDTALIEMRESLDLISSYLPDGVGSPIIMKMNPDMMPVMAVSASMEGEDISHSSQTIEEKIVPELESVSGVASVSTEGALENMVQVTVNSQKVDEVNESIREAVEAAQKKIMEEAMAQQGIGGMTLPSGGDSMPSAEQGTSDSIPQVDVTADMLEGILQGQNFSMPTGNVEQDGVSYLVRTGDKIADLDELKNLVVMDLSIDGMDPIRLEDVADVVTTDNSADLFTKVNGEDAIVLMMQKQPEYSTAEVAENIRNQMESLQQEHEGLQMTTLMDQGIYVNMMIDTILQNLIIGGLLAILILLLFLKSIKPTFIVGLSIVISVIGAFVLMYFCGVTLNIISMSGLALGVGMLVDNSIVVIENIYRMRADGKGVKEAAIDGAKQVAGAITASTITTIAVFLPIVFTEGITRQIFADMGLTIAFSLLASLAVALTLVPMASSVMLRKQVEKKHGLFDKMVGAYEKSLRFSLGHRWIVIVLVLGLFGGSIAAALNMGTELFPATDTGEISVSAGIPDDMDNDQIHQNLDDLSNTLADIPEVETVGVLYTSQSGGTSILSMMGGGGATLYVQLSEDRNRTTNQITQDIRDKTAGIPLEIEVSGESMDMSAMTGGSLSVDVYADDMDTLRQSAREVADLLGEVEGVVEIDNGLGKTSPEKRIVVDKEKSMAHGLTVAQVYSAVSEYVATARSTTTVADNGIDYGIYVADDRNTQLTADELGDIAIETPTGESVAVSDVADVVDAEGPSSIRHDNQERTVEVSASLADGYNVGKINQAVQEKLDGHTFPQGVRVDLAGQNEMMQSAFQDLFLMMILAVVFIYLIMVAQFQSLLSPFIVMFTIPLGFTGGIAALLIAGMPISIVAFVGIIMLAGIVVNNGIVFVDYVNRLRADGMDKREALVTAGRHRIRPILMTALTTIIALLTTCLDSSANATMMQPMAVTVVGGLLYATLLTLYFVPVLYDLFVRKSKKKEEKEG, encoded by the coding sequence ATGCTGTCAAAATTTAGTGTCAAAAAGCCATTTACTGTGGTGGTTGGGATTGTCATCGTGCTGATTTTGGGATTTGTGTCCTACAGCAAGATGACCATTGACCTGCTGCCCAGTATGAACATGCCATATGCCCTGGTGACCACCACCTATGCCGGGGCGTCGCCGGAGGAGGTGGAGATGTCTGTCACCGAGCCGGTGGAACAGGCCATGGCCTCGGTGGGCAACGTTAAAAACGTCAGTTCGGTGTCCAGCGAGAACTCCTCCATGGTCATCCTGGAATTTTCCCAGGATGCCAACATGGACACTGCCCTCATCGAGATGCGGGAGAGCTTGGACCTGATTTCCTCGTATCTGCCCGATGGAGTGGGTTCTCCTATTATTATGAAGATGAACCCGGACATGATGCCTGTTATGGCGGTATCGGCCTCCATGGAAGGGGAAGATATTTCTCATTCCTCCCAGACCATTGAGGAGAAGATCGTACCGGAGCTGGAAAGCGTCAGCGGCGTGGCATCGGTGAGCACCGAAGGGGCTTTGGAAAATATGGTGCAGGTCACCGTCAACAGCCAGAAGGTGGACGAGGTCAATGAGAGCATCCGGGAGGCCGTGGAGGCCGCCCAGAAGAAAATCATGGAAGAAGCCATGGCCCAGCAGGGGATAGGAGGGATGACTTTGCCGTCCGGAGGGGATTCCATGCCCTCTGCGGAACAGGGTACGTCCGACTCCATTCCCCAGGTGGACGTCACAGCCGATATGCTGGAGGGCATTTTGCAGGGGCAGAATTTCAGCATGCCCACCGGCAATGTGGAACAAGACGGCGTCAGCTATCTGGTGCGAACCGGGGACAAAATCGCCGACCTGGACGAATTGAAAAACCTGGTGGTCATGGACCTGTCCATCGACGGGATGGATCCCATCCGGCTGGAAGATGTGGCCGACGTCGTCACCACCGACAATTCTGCCGATCTTTTCACCAAAGTCAACGGCGAGGACGCCATTGTACTCATGATGCAAAAACAGCCGGAGTATTCCACTGCCGAGGTGGCTGAGAATATCCGGAATCAAATGGAGTCTTTGCAGCAGGAACACGAGGGCCTGCAAATGACCACCCTGATGGATCAGGGTATTTACGTCAACATGATGATCGATACCATTCTTCAAAATCTGATCATCGGCGGACTTCTGGCCATTTTAATCCTGTTGTTGTTCCTCAAGAGCATCAAGCCCACCTTTATTGTGGGACTTTCCATTGTCATCAGCGTCATCGGCGCTTTTGTGCTCATGTACTTCTGCGGCGTCACGCTCAATATCATCTCCATGAGCGGCCTCGCGTTGGGCGTGGGCATGTTGGTGGATAACTCCATTGTGGTCATCGAGAACATCTACCGCATGCGTGCCGACGGCAAAGGCGTCAAGGAGGCGGCCATCGACGGCGCCAAACAGGTGGCCGGCGCCATCACAGCCTCCACCATCACCACCATCGCCGTCTTTTTACCCATCGTCTTTACCGAAGGCATTACCCGGCAGATCTTTGCCGATATGGGTTTGACCATCGCTTTCTCACTGTTGGCCAGCCTGGCGGTGGCGCTGACGCTGGTTCCCATGGCTTCTTCGGTGATGCTCAGGAAACAGGTGGAGAAAAAGCACGGATTGTTTGACAAAATGGTGGGCGCCTATGAAAAGAGCCTGCGGTTCAGTCTGGGGCATCGATGGATCGTCATTGTGCTGGTGTTGGGATTATTCGGTGGTTCCATCGCAGCCGCCCTCAATATGGGCACGGAATTGTTCCCTGCAACCGATACCGGTGAAATCAGTGTGTCTGCCGGCATTCCAGACGACATGGATAACGACCAGATTCATCAGAACCTGGACGATTTGTCCAACACCCTGGCCGATATCCCAGAGGTGGAGACAGTGGGCGTGCTGTATACCAGCCAAAGCGGCGGCACCAGTATCCTGTCCATGATGGGCGGGGGCGGAGCTACCCTCTACGTCCAGCTCAGTGAGGACCGGAATCGGACGACCAATCAGATTACCCAGGATATCCGGGACAAAACGGCCGGCATTCCCTTGGAGATCGAAGTATCGGGTGAATCCATGGATATGAGCGCCATGACCGGGGGAAGTTTGTCGGTGGACGTCTATGCGGACGATATGGATACCCTGCGTCAGAGCGCCAGAGAAGTGGCCGATCTGCTGGGCGAAGTGGAAGGCGTAGTGGAAATCGACAACGGCTTGGGCAAGACCTCCCCGGAAAAACGCATTGTAGTGGACAAAGAAAAGAGTATGGCCCATGGCCTGACAGTGGCTCAAGTGTATAGCGCCGTCAGTGAATATGTGGCCACCGCCCGGTCTACCACTACCGTCGCTGACAACGGCATTGACTACGGCATCTACGTGGCGGATGATCGCAACACTCAGTTGACAGCCGATGAGTTGGGGGATATCGCTATTGAGACCCCCACTGGGGAAAGTGTCGCTGTATCCGATGTAGCCGACGTCGTAGACGCCGAAGGGCCCTCCTCCATCCGTCACGATAACCAGGAGCGCACCGTAGAGGTCAGCGCCTCTTTGGCCGATGGGTATAATGTGGGCAAGATCAACCAGGCGGTGCAGGAGAAACTGGATGGCCACACCTTCCCCCAAGGGGTAAGGGTAGACTTAGCCGGTCAAAATGAGATGATGCAATCGGCCTTCCAGGACCTGTTCCTCATGATGATTCTGGCTGTGGTGTTTATTTATCTCATCATGGTGGCTCAGTTCCAATCCCTGCTGTCCCCCTTCATCGTCATGTTCACCATCCCCTTGGGATTCACCGGCGGCATTGCAGCATTGCTCATAGCCGGTATGCCCATCAGCATTGTGGCGTTTGTGGGAATTATTATGCTGGCGGGTATTGTTGTTAACAACGGCATTGTGTTTGTGGACTATGTAAACCGTCTGCGTGCCGACGGAATGGATAAACGTGAGGCCCTGGTGACGGCTGGACGTCACCGTATCCGCCCCATTCTCATGACGGCCTTGACCACCATCATCGCCCTCTTGACAACTTGTCTGGACAGCAGTGCCAATGCCACCATGATGCAACCCATGGCCGTGACAGTGGTAGGCGGCCTGCTGTATGCTACCTTGTTGACCCTTTACTTTGTACCAGTGCTTTATGATTTGTTTGTCCGCAAGTCCAAAAAGAAAGAGGAGAAGGAAGGATAA
- a CDS encoding TetR/AcrR family transcriptional regulator, whose product MEPKRKAILEAALRMLDREQNTAAITVARIAQEAGVGKGTVYEYFRSKEEILLQSLFYYLDQLSQQLEDLNLDGGFREGFDQLMGCLQRLSEQCITLARSVVLGKAAQVCPSDVPDDWQERIGRTNKLVVGQFDNLAKQGVQEGAIPDYYQRIDLIYACMGLMTALVDYGSGQGSVLRQEGLEQKQFLDLCRRQFVHALSCP is encoded by the coding sequence ATGGAACCCAAACGAAAGGCCATCTTAGAAGCCGCCCTCCGGATGCTGGATCGGGAACAAAATACCGCTGCCATCACCGTGGCGAGGATCGCTCAGGAGGCCGGGGTAGGCAAGGGAACGGTTTATGAATACTTCAGAAGCAAGGAAGAGATCCTTCTTCAATCGCTTTTTTACTATCTGGATCAGTTGTCCCAACAGTTGGAGGATCTGAATCTAGACGGAGGCTTCCGGGAGGGCTTTGATCAACTGATGGGATGTTTACAAAGATTGTCGGAACAATGCATCACCCTGGCGCGGTCGGTGGTATTAGGGAAAGCAGCTCAAGTGTGCCCATCCGATGTACCTGACGATTGGCAAGAACGCATCGGCCGGACCAACAAATTAGTGGTTGGTCAGTTTGATAACCTGGCAAAACAAGGTGTTCAAGAAGGAGCAATACCAGATTACTACCAGCGCATTGATTTGATCTACGCCTGTATGGGACTGATGACAGCTCTGGTGGATTACGGAAGCGGCCAAGGTAGTGTGTTACGTCAAGAAGGGCTGGAACAGAAACAGTTTTTAGACTTATGTCGTCGCCAATTTGTGCATGCATTGAGTTGCCCATAA
- a CDS encoding family 78 glycoside hydrolase catalytic domain, producing the protein MKWWKQALGILLSIVLLVPLAVTPWANLGASANGAIAEIQVNNLKVCSLTDPLGIDKDPVFSWVVSGSAKDDKQDSYQIVLATDEEDAAQGKGTVWDSGKIAGEDTVDIAYSGPALNSRTTYFWKVTVWSHRGGQASSEVHRFSTGILDGNWEGQWIGFPQEQCDVGLTGANWIWNRGSDPFEGAAAGTQYFRFSFAIPEGKSVERFELAYTVDDNATIYLNGKEVGSIDLWSDGSFYNQVDGLVPGENVVAVRATNATVGYAGMIANIRITYSDGSQDTHSSDQTWKVSSHATDGWQNIGYDDSAWGTPDQAVAFGSSPWGTGVSLKAVGSRAAVLLRKDFEIDKPVKEAYAYICGLGFFDLKLNEKAPDDSVLNPFITQYDQAVLYRTFDVTSLLQEGGNAIGVELGNSYYNEIGGVWNWGTAAWRDDPKLMFRLDIRYQDNTSETIVSDPSWASTNDGPIASNSMYYGDVYDARKEMTGYASAGYDDSSWQSASVAKTPSGTLEAQMKAPVSKVASFEPEEIVKLGEGSYRIESPEMVSGWILLKNIQQDAGDKITITYGQKLDEDGSVHKYGGDDGELSSWYPHAYFQQDIYYASGNAPESYEPKFSYKGFEYVQIDGYDGELTKDDVVIYRVSNDVEVISEFESSNEMFNRLHQSMRVAMTDNFQGEHCDPMLEKNGWLGDANVSLGSMMFTFDMPATLPGWIEVMEDCQEQYGLVPQMVPTANWGISNAAVWNTIFVYGVQDLERYFGTGAYTEEQYDAMRQFALRDIQEVSQNNWVWRDDDPLADWVSPIGGNNPNVNYDEHSSEGSGIVGTAFVYGMLEAMAEFADDLGKTDDAAEYRSAMENIYQAFNEKFYNEQAGIYETTVWTQIGNRTKYRQTSNLVPLAFGLVPEDRVESVLTHLVEDIIDKEYHLDTGCVGTRYILPILCDYGYEDIAYRIATQTTYPSWGYWLQSDSKSTWEMWEATTRSFDHYFLGTYEEWFYSHLAGIQDVDNGYQTFTISPEIIGDLEDVSATVQTVRGELASSWQRNDDGTASMQVTVPFGSTAAVLFPTADKENVILGDSPISTDMEGVRSVEAQDGQVCVTVGSGTYEFKTATDLISVYRLALEEIVAEAEDYLEDPLYESAKEQLEAQVASAKGVLEDSSASQQQVNEAAQNLREFLSAMVGSESRIQLRQLIVECQKMRLEGYYLPDAWQSYQSVLAEAKQMVEDLSADDSALNQMITSLQEADKQLDTAMYPNLALGKQPSASSTNESPHWCWGLQFATDGDRKNVSPQEGEYAGYCSSQSASVDHAEWLQVDLGSVQTVNHVVFYPSSSWNGEKWLSYGFPVDFRIQLSDDGTTWRTVHDIKDYPLPEYGPLSFAFPSQEARYVRLCADSLRPKPSDNNSYHLQICEMEVYSLPEPEEIVTPDKDSYLTGETITLTIRTEKEVDGITLFNENGRALGLTKVKSIIQDHEKIWTIQTAVETPGDRTIQVMARKGGVWTALADFSVQVVRPEVPEAVIYEASVQTREASVNERFTVEIQTNQYTESIVVKNERGKAVTCRVESCEEQGEKRLFTVSMEVGTAGDRIFSFYAVNGNGELSRVSAEASVRIK; encoded by the coding sequence ATGAAGTGGTGGAAACAGGCTTTGGGAATCTTGCTGTCCATCGTATTGCTCGTCCCCCTGGCTGTCACCCCGTGGGCAAACCTGGGTGCATCGGCCAATGGAGCCATTGCTGAGATCCAAGTGAACAACCTAAAGGTTTGTTCCTTGACCGATCCGTTGGGAATTGATAAGGATCCCGTCTTTAGCTGGGTTGTCTCAGGAAGCGCCAAAGACGATAAGCAGGATTCTTACCAGATTGTGCTTGCAACCGACGAAGAGGATGCCGCCCAGGGGAAGGGTACCGTCTGGGACTCCGGCAAAATCGCCGGCGAAGATACCGTCGACATCGCCTACAGCGGCCCCGCGTTGAACAGCCGGACCACCTATTTCTGGAAGGTCACGGTATGGAGCCATCGGGGCGGACAAGCCTCCAGTGAAGTACACCGTTTCTCCACCGGCATCCTGGATGGAAACTGGGAAGGGCAATGGATCGGCTTCCCTCAAGAGCAGTGTGACGTGGGCCTGACCGGCGCCAATTGGATTTGGAACAGGGGAAGTGATCCCTTCGAAGGTGCGGCGGCGGGAACCCAGTATTTCCGGTTCTCGTTTGCCATCCCGGAGGGGAAATCGGTGGAACGGTTTGAACTGGCCTACACAGTGGACGACAATGCCACCATTTATCTCAACGGCAAGGAAGTGGGCTCCATCGACCTCTGGTCGGACGGCAGTTTTTATAACCAAGTCGACGGACTTGTCCCTGGAGAAAATGTGGTGGCCGTCCGTGCCACCAACGCCACTGTCGGTTACGCCGGCATGATCGCCAACATCCGGATCACCTATTCCGACGGCAGCCAGGATACCCATTCCTCCGACCAAACTTGGAAGGTTTCGTCCCATGCCACCGATGGCTGGCAAAACATCGGCTACGACGACAGCGCATGGGGCACTCCCGATCAGGCGGTCGCCTTTGGTTCCAGCCCCTGGGGAACCGGCGTATCCCTCAAAGCGGTTGGATCCCGCGCCGCTGTTTTGCTGCGCAAAGACTTTGAAATCGATAAGCCCGTCAAAGAGGCTTATGCATACATCTGCGGACTGGGATTTTTTGACCTGAAGCTCAATGAGAAGGCGCCGGATGACAGCGTCCTCAATCCCTTTATCACACAGTATGACCAAGCTGTCCTGTACCGCACCTTTGATGTGACCTCCCTGCTTCAAGAGGGCGGCAACGCCATCGGCGTGGAGCTGGGCAACAGCTACTACAACGAAATCGGCGGCGTTTGGAACTGGGGAACCGCGGCATGGCGGGACGATCCCAAATTGATGTTCCGGCTGGACATCCGGTATCAGGACAACACTTCCGAAACCATTGTTTCGGATCCCTCCTGGGCCTCCACCAACGACGGCCCCATTGCCTCCAACAGTATGTACTACGGGGACGTCTACGACGCCCGCAAGGAAATGACTGGGTATGCCTCCGCTGGTTATGACGACAGCTCCTGGCAGTCGGCCTCCGTGGCCAAGACGCCTTCGGGAACCCTGGAAGCCCAAATGAAAGCTCCCGTAAGCAAAGTCGCCTCCTTCGAACCGGAGGAAATCGTCAAGCTAGGGGAAGGTTCTTACCGGATCGAAAGTCCTGAAATGGTCTCCGGATGGATCCTTCTCAAGAACATCCAGCAAGACGCAGGCGATAAAATCACCATCACCTACGGCCAAAAGCTGGATGAGGATGGATCGGTCCACAAGTACGGCGGCGACGACGGCGAATTAAGCAGTTGGTATCCCCATGCCTATTTCCAGCAGGATATCTACTATGCCTCCGGCAATGCCCCTGAATCCTATGAGCCCAAATTCAGCTACAAAGGATTTGAGTATGTCCAGATCGACGGCTACGATGGAGAACTCACCAAAGACGATGTGGTGATCTACCGCGTGTCCAATGATGTGGAGGTCATCTCGGAATTCGAGAGCTCCAATGAGATGTTCAACCGCCTGCACCAGAGCATGCGCGTGGCTATGACCGACAACTTCCAAGGCGAGCACTGCGATCCCATGCTGGAGAAAAACGGCTGGCTGGGAGACGCCAACGTCTCGCTCGGCTCTATGATGTTTACCTTTGATATGCCTGCCACCCTCCCAGGATGGATTGAGGTCATGGAGGATTGCCAGGAACAATATGGTCTTGTCCCGCAAATGGTCCCCACCGCCAACTGGGGCATTTCCAATGCGGCCGTCTGGAACACCATTTTCGTCTACGGCGTACAGGATCTGGAACGCTATTTTGGCACAGGCGCCTATACAGAGGAACAGTATGACGCCATGCGTCAATTTGCCCTGCGCGATATCCAAGAGGTAAGCCAGAACAATTGGGTCTGGCGGGATGACGATCCTTTGGCCGACTGGGTCTCCCCCATCGGCGGCAACAACCCCAATGTGAATTACGATGAACATAGTTCGGAAGGTTCCGGCATCGTGGGAACGGCCTTTGTCTACGGCATGCTGGAAGCCATGGCGGAATTTGCCGATGATCTGGGCAAAACAGATGATGCTGCCGAGTACCGTTCGGCTATGGAAAACATCTATCAAGCTTTCAATGAAAAGTTCTACAACGAGCAGGCCGGCATCTACGAGACCACTGTCTGGACACAGATCGGCAACCGTACCAAGTACCGCCAGACGTCCAATCTCGTCCCCTTGGCCTTTGGTTTGGTGCCGGAGGATCGAGTGGAAAGCGTCTTGACCCATTTGGTGGAAGACATCATCGACAAAGAGTATCATTTGGATACCGGTTGCGTCGGCACCCGCTATATCTTACCCATCCTGTGTGATTATGGGTACGAGGACATCGCCTACCGCATCGCCACCCAGACCACCTATCCCAGCTGGGGCTACTGGCTGCAATCCGATTCCAAGTCCACCTGGGAGATGTGGGAAGCCACAACCCGTTCCTTTGACCACTACTTCCTGGGAACCTACGAGGAATGGTTCTATTCTCATCTGGCAGGCATTCAGGATGTGGATAACGGATACCAGACCTTTACCATTTCCCCTGAAATCATCGGGGATCTGGAAGATGTGAGCGCAACCGTACAAACCGTGCGGGGAGAACTCGCTTCCTCCTGGCAGCGCAATGACGACGGCACTGCTTCCATGCAGGTGACCGTTCCCTTCGGATCCACGGCTGCTGTCCTCTTCCCCACCGCTGACAAAGAAAACGTCATCCTTGGAGACTCCCCGATCTCCACCGATATGGAGGGGGTCCGCTCGGTGGAAGCTCAGGATGGTCAAGTCTGTGTCACCGTCGGCTCCGGCACCTATGAATTTAAGACCGCTACCGATCTCATTTCAGTTTATCGTCTGGCCTTGGAGGAAATCGTAGCGGAAGCAGAGGATTATCTGGAAGATCCGCTGTACGAGTCGGCAAAAGAACAGTTGGAGGCTCAAGTGGCATCGGCCAAAGGCGTTTTGGAGGACTCTTCCGCTTCCCAGCAACAGGTAAATGAAGCGGCACAGAATCTCCGGGAATTCTTATCCGCCATGGTTGGCAGCGAAAGCCGCATCCAATTGCGTCAGCTCATCGTCGAATGCCAGAAAATGCGCCTGGAGGGATATTATCTCCCGGATGCCTGGCAATCGTATCAATCGGTCCTCGCCGAGGCAAAACAGATGGTAGAGGATCTTTCTGCTGATGATTCTGCTTTAAATCAAATGATAACATCCTTGCAAGAAGCTGATAAGCAACTGGATACAGCCATGTATCCCAATCTAGCGCTTGGAAAACAACCGTCAGCTTCTTCCACCAACGAAAGCCCTCATTGGTGTTGGGGACTCCAGTTCGCCACCGATGGGGATCGGAAAAACGTCAGCCCTCAGGAAGGGGAATATGCAGGTTATTGTAGTTCTCAATCGGCCTCTGTGGACCATGCTGAATGGCTGCAAGTGGATTTGGGAAGTGTCCAAACTGTCAACCATGTGGTATTCTATCCCTCCAGCTCATGGAACGGGGAGAAATGGCTGAGTTATGGATTCCCTGTGGACTTCCGGATCCAGTTGTCGGATGACGGTACAACATGGCGCACCGTACATGATATCAAGGACTATCCGCTGCCGGAATACGGTCCGCTTTCCTTTGCCTTCCCATCACAGGAAGCCCGGTATGTCCGCCTTTGTGCCGACAGCCTGCGTCCTAAGCCCAGCGACAACAACAGTTATCACCTCCAAATCTGTGAGATGGAGGTCTATTCTCTCCCCGAACCTGAGGAAATTGTCACCCCGGATAAAGATTCTTATCTCACCGGAGAGACCATTACCTTAACCATCCGGACTGAGAAAGAGGTCGACGGTATCACTCTCTTCAACGAAAATGGCCGGGCTTTAGGGCTTACCAAAGTAAAGAGCATCATCCAGGACCACGAGAAAATTTGGACCATCCAGACTGCAGTAGAAACCCCAGGTGATCGAACCATCCAGGTGATGGCCCGCAAAGGCGGCGTCTGGACGGCACTGGCTGATTTCTCCGTCCAGGTAGTTCGTCCTGAAGTCCCGGAAGCAGTGATTTATGAAGCTTCTGTCCAGACAAGAGAGGCTTCTGTAAACGAACGGTTTACTGTAGAGATCCAAACAAATCAGTATACCGAAAGCATTGTGGTTAAGAACGAAAGAGGAAAAGCCGTCACCTGCCGGGTGGAAAGCTGCGAAGAGCAAGGTGAAAAACGTCTTTTCACCGTCTCCATGGAGGTCGGAACAGCTGGAGATCGGATTTTCTCCTTCTATGCAGTCAATGGCAATGGAGAATTATCCAGGGTCTCGGCCGAAGCGAGCGTTCGTATTAAATAG
- a CDS encoding acetolactate synthase — protein sequence MTAKQLSVFIENKPGQVAEFTRLLHQNHINMHALSMADAQDFGVLRTIVDDSYKAACVLKEAGYIFSITPVLAVEIPDQPGSLVHILDLLDQNDINLEYTYAFTSRRRDRAYMIVRVADTEKACEVLNKSGVRLICQSELSDLFAD from the coding sequence ATGACAGCCAAGCAACTCTCTGTATTTATAGAGAATAAACCTGGCCAAGTGGCCGAATTTACCCGCCTCCTCCATCAGAACCACATCAATATGCACGCCCTCTCTATGGCCGATGCCCAGGACTTCGGCGTTCTGCGCACCATCGTGGATGACTCTTACAAGGCCGCCTGCGTCCTGAAAGAAGCGGGATATATTTTCTCCATCACGCCGGTTCTGGCCGTGGAGATCCCTGATCAGCCGGGCAGTCTGGTTCACATTCTGGATCTGCTGGACCAAAACGATATTAATTTGGAATACACCTATGCTTTCACCTCCCGCCGCAGGGACCGGGCCTATATGATCGTGCGGGTGGCCGACACGGAAAAAGCGTGCGAAGTACTGAACAAAAGCGGCGTCCGTCTCATCTGTCAAAGTGAATTGTCGGACCTGTTTGCCGACTAA